In one Arenibacter antarcticus genomic region, the following are encoded:
- a CDS encoding DoxX family protein, which yields MKDFGLLLLRVGFAVLMLTHGIPKFLNLIQGNFEFGNPLGIGAAPSLFLAVIGEFICPILVIIGIRTRWASVPIILTMMVALFIVHANDPIGVKEKAILFLVGFTSILLLGPGKYSLDKK from the coding sequence ATGAAAGATTTCGGCTTACTTCTTTTACGTGTTGGTTTTGCTGTTTTGATGCTAACCCACGGAATTCCTAAATTTCTAAATCTAATACAAGGCAACTTCGAATTTGGAAATCCATTGGGTATCGGAGCGGCTCCTTCCCTATTCTTAGCGGTTATTGGAGAATTTATATGTCCTATTTTGGTGATTATTGGAATAAGGACCCGTTGGGCCTCTGTACCAATTATTTTAACCATGATGGTTGCACTATTTATTGTTCATGCCAATGACCCAATAGGCGTTAAGGAAAAAGCAATATTATTTTTAGTAGGTTTTACCAGTATACTTTTGTTAGGTCCTGGAAAATACAGTTTGGACAAAAAATAA
- the holA gene encoding DNA polymerase III subunit delta, with amino-acid sequence MDEVKQIVGNIKKGNIAPIYFLTGEEPYYIDKISEYIEKNVLSEEERGFNQVILYGKDVSVEDIVGNAKRYPMMAERQVVIIKEAQHLSRSIENLTSYADNPQPSTVLVICYKYNKLDKRKKLYKAINKTGVIFESKKLYENKVADWIRKVLKSRGYDISFKAANLLVEFLGTDLGKIDKELEKLCLVVPKGVEITPEAIEENIGISKDYNNFELKKAIGEGNVVKATMIVNYFGQNPKDNPFVLTITLLYSFFNQLLAYHGLKDHSSKSVSSALGIRPYFVEEIQIAARNYPMRRVSGIISELRELDVKGKGVGSTISHQDLLKELLIRIFH; translated from the coding sequence ATGGATGAAGTAAAACAAATTGTAGGCAATATAAAAAAGGGAAATATAGCACCAATATATTTTCTAACAGGAGAGGAACCCTATTATATTGATAAAATTTCGGAGTATATTGAGAAAAATGTTCTTTCCGAGGAAGAGCGTGGATTTAACCAAGTGATCCTCTACGGTAAGGATGTTAGTGTAGAGGATATTGTAGGGAATGCCAAGAGGTATCCAATGATGGCCGAAAGGCAGGTAGTAATCATTAAAGAGGCGCAGCACTTATCTCGGTCCATAGAAAATTTAACATCCTATGCGGATAATCCCCAACCGTCTACGGTATTAGTGATTTGCTATAAGTACAATAAGTTGGACAAACGAAAAAAGCTGTATAAGGCCATCAATAAAACGGGCGTTATTTTTGAAAGCAAGAAGCTATACGAGAATAAGGTTGCAGATTGGATCAGGAAGGTGCTAAAATCCCGTGGATACGATATAAGCTTCAAGGCTGCCAATCTTTTAGTGGAATTTTTGGGTACAGATCTAGGGAAAATTGACAAGGAATTGGAGAAACTTTGTCTTGTGGTTCCCAAGGGGGTCGAAATTACCCCAGAAGCTATAGAGGAGAATATAGGGATCAGTAAGGATTACAATAACTTTGAGTTAAAAAAGGCCATTGGTGAAGGAAATGTGGTGAAGGCCACGATGATCGTTAATTATTTTGGCCAAAACCCCAAGGACAATCCTTTTGTACTTACAATTACCTTGTTGTATTCCTTCTTTAATCAGTTATTGGCCTATCACGGGCTAAAGGACCATTCCTCAAAAAGCGTTTCAAGCGCACTGGGGATACGGCCCTATTTTGTTGAGGAAATTCAGATTGCCGCAAGAAACTATCCCATGAGACGTGTTAGCGGAATTATTTCTGAGCTAAGGGAGCTCGATGTAAAAGGGAAGGGGGTAGGTTCTACCATTTCCCATCAAGACCTTTTAAAAGAGCTGCTGATAAGGATATTCCATTAA
- a CDS encoding type I restriction enzyme HsdR N-terminal domain-containing protein, with product MEPLNFPSYPFRFKNRENKIYIFDVIRKKFVVLQPEEWVRQHVVHYLWKEKNYPLSHINIEKQLLINNLKKRYDVVIFSPDGEIELLVECKAPKITITQHVFDQIARYNLQLNAKYLMVTNGLENFYCKMDLEGEMYTFLKTIPNYTP from the coding sequence ATGGAGCCATTAAACTTTCCATCATATCCATTTCGCTTCAAAAATAGGGAAAATAAAATCTATATTTTTGATGTGATCCGCAAAAAATTTGTAGTCCTACAACCCGAGGAATGGGTGCGTCAACACGTGGTCCATTATTTGTGGAAAGAAAAAAATTACCCTCTCAGCCACATTAATATCGAAAAACAACTACTGATCAATAATTTAAAGAAACGATATGATGTAGTGATATTTAGTCCGGACGGTGAAATTGAATTATTGGTAGAATGCAAAGCCCCAAAAATAACTATAACCCAGCATGTTTTTGATCAGATAGCAAGATACAACCTTCAACTAAATGCAAAATATCTAATGGTGACCAATGGGCTGGAAAATTTTTATTGTAAAATGGACCTAGAAGGGGAAATGTACACTTTCCTTAAAACCATCCCTAACTACACCCCTTAA